Part of the Polyodon spathula isolate WHYD16114869_AA unplaced genomic scaffold, ASM1765450v1 scaffolds_2159, whole genome shotgun sequence genome, TGATATCTTTCACAGAGGCTTGCACTTCAGCAGGATAGGTAAAAGGCTTGTTCTCTGGCACAATATTCAGCAAGTAGGTCAGGGGTAGAATATAAGTTCTGGTGTCTGGAGGAGTTACCTGCAAGACAATAACTATGTAAggaggggacacacacacagcctgttaaacctgagaaacaaaaataaaggttaccTCTTTCTTTACATTGGGGTCCACAAATGGCACCTGGAGCGTGTAGGTCTTGGATCCATTGGGAAAGACGTGCTCCTGGATATTATACCCTTTCAGATTGGCTTCTGGCACAGTCAAAGTCTCAAGTCCAAATGTAATGTCGACAAGATCCACATCAGGCAGGAATATCCCCAGGGTCACATTGAACACTCGGTCTTTAGGAACAGTGTCTGAAAGGCACGTTCGGATCAAGTGGAAAAGACAGTCAACAAGCCCAATGTATTTGGTACACCAGTCCTgcaaagacattttaaacacttactgTTTATGACAAAAGGTGGCCTAGGCATCAAAGGAGTGGTTATTGGGTGAAGTATAGTGTGCTTGGTCTTCTCAGTCACATCCTGCCAGGTATGCTCCAGCATTGGAGCAATAGAATAAGAAATCGCATAGGTGTTGTTCAAGACATCACTCTGGAAAGATGAAAGCTAGAATAAGCTTAGATTGAACTTGGTCATTCCAACACATTAGTGAAAAATCTAAGCTTGTACAGACCTTATAATATCCACCATCTGCGCCCACTGGAATTTTAACCGTGATTAGCTCAGGACCCACATCCAGTACATATCTTCTATTACTAACTGTTGCCGGGTCAAGCTTGCGCCCATCAATTCCCATTTGAACACTGAGGCTAGTAAGTGGTGCTGTAGGAACAAGGGGAGGTATGACACGGGGAACTTTCCATGCAATCATCTCCTCTGTGAATGATGTACCATCTGAAAGTGCAAAGAGAAGAGGGCGATGACAAAGCAATACAATTGCAATTCCAAGAGGCCTCCCAGACAAGCCTTCTCACCAGTAGG contains:
- the LOC121310431 gene encoding uncharacterized protein LOC121310431, which translates into the protein MSSASSYAQTVTCVYSQWAAREILCERNYMEVSVRRGIPLIDPNVAQDEPDWVNIYPEATAADNAIWQVVFHLAQNKKKEMTVAQAMLSGYGINTTPTRVMLRAAYNATETQPQLIQTVPMAVLRSTTFYKQRWMVLMVDTAIACPTDGTSFTEEMIAWKVPRVIPPLVPTAPLTSLSVQMGIDGRKLDPATVSNRRYVLDVGPELITVKIPVGADGGYYKSDVLNNTYAISYSIAPMLEHTWQDVTEKTKHTILHPITTPLMPRPPFVINNTVPKDRVFNVTLGIFLPDVDLVDITFGLETLTVPEANLKGYNIQEHVFPNGSKTYTLQVPFVDPNVKKEVTPPDTRTYILPLTYLLNIVPENKPFTYPAEVQASVKD